The DNA segment CGGAGGAGGCTCGGCTTTCAGCAAACTGGCGAGGCAGCTCGCGAGCAGGAAGGCGAGCAGCGCCGTGACATGTGGCGAAACGCGGCGTAGGATAAGTTTGAATACGGGGTAGCTCACGGAAATGAGGGGAGTTTGCCCAAGGGGGTAGGCTGGGGTGCGGATCGGGCTCCGGCGCCCGGCGCTACTCGCGATAGAGCGGCAGGTAGCGTTCCTTGAGGTAGCGAATGAGGAATTTCGGGGAAAGGGAGGATCCAGTCGCCTTTTTGCTGAGCTCCAGCAAGTGGTAGCGGGCTCCGTGGCGATGCACGGCTTGGCCGAGCCAATCGAGCAGTCGTTTGAATTCGCCGCGGGCGAAATCGTCCTCCAAGCCGGGCAGCTGTTCGAGGGCGGTGTACCAGAGCTGAGCGGCGAGCATGTTGCCAAGGCAGTAGCTGGGGAAATAGCCGAAGGCTCCGCCAGACCAGTGCACGTCCTGCAGCACGCCCTCGGCGTCGTTCGCAGGCGTGATTCCGAGTAGCTCCTGGTATTGGGTATTCCAATACTCTGGAAGTTCGTTGACGCTCAGTTCGCCCGAGAAGAGTCGCCGTTCGATTTCGAATCGAACGATAACGTGCAGGTTGTAGGTCACCTCGTCCGCGTCCACGCGAATAGGGGTGCGGCCTACGGCATTGATGGCCAGGTAGAGATCGTCGGAGCTGATGGCTTCGAGCTGTTCGGGGAACGCTGTCCGGAGCTTCGGCTCGTAGTGTTTCCAGAAGCTGCGACTGCGGGAGACCTGGTTTTCCCAGAGTCGGCTTTGCGATTCGTGAACCCCCATGCCTGCCGCTTGACCCAAGGCGTTGTGCAGCGAGTCGAGCGGGAGCCCTTGCTCGTAGAGGCCGTGCCCCGTTTCGTGGATGGACGAGAAGAGCGAATCCAGAGGATTGTCTTCGTGAAACCGAGTGGTCATGCGGGTGTCCGCGCCGTTGCCGCTGCAAAACGGATGTAGGGAAATGTCGATACGTCCGCGTTTGTAGTTGAAACCCAATGACGATGTCACGTCTTCGAGAAACGCCTTCTGCTCAGGGATGGGAAATCCGCGAAAGATGTCGGGGCGAGCTTTTATGGGAGAGTCGAGGATTTCCTGCGCGAGCGGGGCCAGGTCTTCTTTGAGTTCGCTGAAAAGCCGATCGATGGTTGCGGCGTCGATCCCTGGGTCGTGCAGGTCGATCTGAAGGTCGTAAGGTCGCTCGCCCCAGCCCAGCGATTCGGCTCGCTCTTTGGCGAGGTCCACGTGGCGCTGGAGATAGGGGGCGAAGGATGCGAAGTCGTTGTTTTGTCGAGCTCTCGCCCAGGCGTGGTAGGCTTCGCTGCACAGGCGCGCATGGTTTTCCACCCAGGATGCTGGCAGTTTGGTGGCGCGATCGTACTCGATGCGGGCGTCGCGCAGAACCGGGTCCCCGCTCGGGTTCGGCGAGGCGTTTTCCAGGCGTTGGAGCAGCGTTTCGATTTCGGGATCCGTCTCCGCCGCATGCAGAACCTTGGCCATGGCGGCGCTTTGGTCCTGTCGCTGGTCCGAGCTGTCCGGCGGAAGGAATACCTGCTCGTCCCACTCCAGCAGGCCCGCCACGCTACGGAGGGCATGGATGTGTTTCTGTTTAGCGGATAGGGCTTGTCGGTCGCTCATCGAGGGGAGAATGGACGTGGCTCGTCTTCTGAAAAGGGAAGGAGCGTCGGCCCGTCCCCCTGACTTTTTTTTGGAGTATCCAGAGACTGGATGCAAACGCTACAGCTTGGGCATCAGTTCGCTTAGGCTGGATTTGCCGAGCAGCTTGAGAAGCTCGTCCGCGACCTGTTTGGCGACCGCGAGCTCCTTTTGGTACTTGGTTTGAAGGTCCTTGAGCTGTTCGAGGCTGGATGGGTTGAAATTGGATACGATGCTCTGCAGCGAGCCCAGGCTGCTTTGCAGTTCCGGCAGCTTGTTCTCGAAGGTGGTGACGGCGCTTTCCGGAAGCTTGTCCTTGAGCGACTCGTATTTGGACGTGAGCGATTCGAGCTGCGTTTCGATGGCCCGGTTGCTGGCCGCGTACTGGGCTTTGAGCTCTTCGGCTTGGGCGGCAAGCTCGGCTTTCATTTCCTCCTGCATCTTCGCTTTCTCGTCGGCCAGCTTGTCCTCCATCTCGGATTTGAGATTGGCGAGCTTGCCTTCGGACTCGGCTTTCATGGCTGCCATGTCCTGTTCGTGTTTCGCGTCGGACTCGGCGACGGCCTTTTGAGCGGCCGCGTCGGCGATGGCTTGGGTTTTGGCTTCTTCTTCTTCCTGATTGGAACACCCGAAGAGCAGGGTGGCGGCGAGGAGGGGGAGGAGGGGCTTAGTCAATGTGGTTCCTAGGTTCATAGAACCGCAATCGTGTCCGATCAGGGTTCTTGATCAAACGCTAAATAGGGATAGCCCCGCTTGGCGCGAAAAATTCCCGGGGATTTTCGCGGGAAGTAGCGACCAGCCGGCCTTCAAGCGGATTGGTCGCTGCCAGGTTTGCCGCTAATGCTCGGCGGCCGCTTGGCCGGCGATGCGGCCGGTGGTCCAGGCGGCTTGGAAGTTGAATCCGCCGGTGACGCCATCGATGTCTAGCGCTTCGCCTGCGAAATGGAGTCCTGGGCAATGCTTGCTTTGCATGGTCTTAAAATCCACGTCGCGCAGGTCGACGCCCCCGCAGGTGACGAACTCCTCTTTGTTCGTGCTCTTGCCGTCGACTTGCAGCTCGCTGCGCGTGATGCGCTCGACGAGCTGATTGAGTCCCTTCTTGGGGAGCTGAGCCCATTGGGTGTGCGACGGCAGCGAGGAGACTTCGAGCAGCCTTTCCCAAAAGCGTTTGGGGAAGTCGAAGGGATTGACGCTGGCGAGCGCCTTGCGGGCGTGCAGGCGCTTGGCCTCTTCGAGGGCGTCGCGGGCGCTCTCCGGATTGGAGTCGCCCAGCCAGTTGACCACGATGCGAAAGCGGTAGTCGAGCTGCTGAAAGGTTCGCGCCCCCCAGGCGGAGAGTTTGAGGATGCCCGGCCCGCTGAGCCCCCAGTGGGTGACGAGCACTGGGCCGGTTTGCTGGAGCTTGCTGTCCGAGTGGGTGACG comes from the Pelagicoccus sp. SDUM812003 genome and includes:
- a CDS encoding carboxypeptidase M32 — its product is MSDRQALSAKQKHIHALRSVAGLLEWDEQVFLPPDSSDQRQDQSAAMAKVLHAAETDPEIETLLQRLENASPNPSGDPVLRDARIEYDRATKLPASWVENHARLCSEAYHAWARARQNNDFASFAPYLQRHVDLAKERAESLGWGERPYDLQIDLHDPGIDAATIDRLFSELKEDLAPLAQEILDSPIKARPDIFRGFPIPEQKAFLEDVTSSLGFNYKRGRIDISLHPFCSGNGADTRMTTRFHEDNPLDSLFSSIHETGHGLYEQGLPLDSLHNALGQAAGMGVHESQSRLWENQVSRSRSFWKHYEPKLRTAFPEQLEAISSDDLYLAINAVGRTPIRVDADEVTYNLHVIVRFEIERRLFSGELSVNELPEYWNTQYQELLGITPANDAEGVLQDVHWSGGAFGYFPSYCLGNMLAAQLWYTALEQLPGLEDDFARGEFKRLLDWLGQAVHRHGARYHLLELSKKATGSSLSPKFLIRYLKERYLPLYRE